The following are from one region of the Chloroflexota bacterium genome:
- a CDS encoding MBL fold metallo-hydrolase translates to MRKPTETVTLHYFGHCAFLWDLPTSARLLIDPFRNPADRTWFLRPSPKIECDIVMVTHPHFDHDAIDELPGRPTILRHPVELRGEGFRIRGVMWQHARHYGQEFNQENLIFAVEAAGLRFCHLGDGRPDPPPSLVQTIGPIDILMIPVDDSCHLLSFEEVDRLIRQLDPAVVIPTHYLIPGLTAPESTLKGIERWLEGRTNVRRISSIRLSRADLPETQEIWIFDAHVTASPPPD, encoded by the coding sequence ATGAGAAAGCCGACGGAGACCGTCACGCTCCATTACTTTGGCCATTGCGCCTTTCTGTGGGACCTCCCCACCAGCGCGCGGCTCCTGATCGATCCCTTCCGGAACCCGGCGGACCGCACGTGGTTCCTGCGGCCGTCCCCCAAAATCGAATGCGACATCGTGATGGTCACTCACCCGCACTTTGACCACGACGCCATCGACGAGTTGCCGGGGCGGCCCACCATCCTCCGGCATCCCGTGGAGCTCCGGGGCGAGGGCTTCCGGATCCGCGGCGTCATGTGGCAGCACGCCCGACACTACGGACAGGAATTCAACCAGGAGAACCTCATCTTCGCCGTCGAAGCGGCCGGGCTGCGCTTCTGCCACCTGGGCGATGGCCGGCCGGATCCGCCTCCATCCCTCGTCCAGACGATCGGCCCCATCGACATCCTGATGATCCCGGTCGACGATTCGTGCCACCTTCTCTCCTTCGAGGAGGTGGATCGGCTCATCCGCCAACTGGATCCGGCCGTGGTGATCCCGACTCACTATCTGATCCCCGGGCTGACCGCCCCGGAATCCACGCTGAAGGGCATCGAGCGCTGGCTGGAAGGGCGGACCAACGTGCGCCGAATATCGTCCATCCGGCTGTCCAGAGCCGACCTTCCCGAAACACAGGAGATCTGGATCTTCGACGCGCACGTCACCGCTTCACCGCCCCCTGATTAG
- the aroA gene encoding 3-phosphoshikimate 1-carboxyvinyltransferase, which produces MAQLRIRPGNPLRGRLRVPGDKSISNRFLMLAALAEGESRARGWLASDDTLATLRCMVALGAEIERPEENEVVVWGGGLHSLREPTDILYCESSGTTMRLLSGLVAGQPFTTILHGSEQLRRRPMKRVVTPLRQMGATILGRDDGNFPPLAIHGGDLSAIEYELPVASAQAKSAILLAGLFAGGTTTVHEPAPSRDHTERMLQAMGVFIARDGQSVRITPPTTPLAPLTMAVPGDISSAAFLIAAALLVPGSDITLENVGVNPTRAGLLEVLPPMGAEVERLDERMSGGGEPVADLRVRAAEGMEGVTVEGERVPRMIDEFPILAVLATQAEGETIVRGASELRVKESDRVATVVEELRKMGAQIDPAEDGFTVRGPTPLQGATVDAHEDHRLAMALAVAGLIAEGETVIEGAECIDKSFPQFPECLAALGASVVG; this is translated from the coding sequence ATGGCCCAACTGCGTATCCGACCGGGTAACCCGCTGCGCGGGCGGCTACGTGTACCCGGTGACAAATCCATCTCCAACCGATTCCTCATGCTGGCCGCGCTGGCCGAGGGAGAATCCCGTGCCCGCGGCTGGCTGGCTTCTGACGATACGTTGGCAACCCTGCGTTGTATGGTCGCCCTGGGAGCGGAGATCGAGCGCCCGGAGGAGAACGAGGTGGTCGTGTGGGGAGGCGGGCTGCATTCCTTGCGAGAGCCCACCGACATCCTCTACTGCGAGTCCTCGGGCACGACCATGCGGCTCCTGTCCGGTCTGGTGGCCGGACAGCCGTTCACGACCATCCTTCACGGCTCGGAGCAGCTGCGCCGCCGCCCGATGAAGCGTGTGGTCACCCCCCTACGCCAGATGGGCGCCACCATCCTGGGGCGAGACGACGGCAACTTCCCCCCGCTGGCGATCCACGGCGGCGATCTGTCGGCGATCGAATACGAGCTGCCGGTCGCCTCCGCCCAGGCGAAATCCGCCATTCTGCTGGCCGGGCTGTTCGCGGGCGGCACCACGACCGTGCACGAGCCCGCCCCCAGCCGGGATCACACCGAGCGCATGCTGCAGGCCATGGGCGTGTTCATCGCCCGGGACGGACAATCCGTGCGGATCACGCCGCCCACCACGCCGCTGGCGCCGCTGACGATGGCCGTCCCCGGCGACATCTCCTCGGCCGCCTTCCTGATCGCGGCGGCGCTGCTGGTCCCCGGCTCCGACATCACCCTGGAGAACGTCGGGGTGAACCCCACCCGGGCGGGACTGCTGGAGGTCTTACCCCCCATGGGCGCCGAAGTGGAGCGACTGGACGAGCGGATGTCCGGCGGGGGAGAGCCCGTCGCGGACCTGCGTGTGCGCGCCGCCGAAGGTATGGAGGGCGTCACCGTCGAGGGCGAGCGGGTGCCCCGCATGATCGACGAGTTCCCCATCCTGGCCGTGCTGGCCACCCAGGCGGAGGGGGAGACCATCGTCCGGGGCGCGTCCGAGCTGCGGGTGAAGGAGTCGGATCGGGTGGCCACGGTCGTGGAGGAGCTGCGCAAGATGGGGGCGCAGATCGACCCGGCCGAGGACGGGTTCACCGTGCGAGGCCCCACCCCGCTCCAGGGCGCCACGGTGGACGCGCACGAGGATCACCGGCTGGCGATGGCTCTAGCGGTGGCCGGGCTCATCGCCGAGGGGGAGACGGTGATCGAGGGGGCGGAGTGCATCGACAAATCGTTCCCGCAGTTCCCCGAATGTCTGGCCGCCCTGGGCGCCAGCGTGGTCGGATAA